Sequence from the Crassostrea angulata isolate pt1a10 chromosome 9, ASM2561291v2, whole genome shotgun sequence genome:
AAAAAATTGTTGGTTTAGTTAAAATTAGCATAACTGTTTGCAAAATCTTTAACCTAAAGCTTATTCTTCAACACAACGAAAATCAAGTGTCTGAAGTCGAAActtgaaacaataatatattcatTGCAAATTGATTTTTGCTACGAAATGAGCATGCACTATGTTACAATGTCTGTtgcaatgtattttaaaataataactaaaGCATGCATGCATTCTTTAAAAACGCTACAATATCTGAATTTACCAAGAAACAATGGGCAGGAGATAGTAATacgtaaaataaatatttctattaatatGGTAATTTAACTTTTGATTTAAGAAATTCATATCTGGagttaaaatgaaatatgttttcataCATTTCCATACCACACAGTCATCAAATTTTACAGTAGGCAAGGAGTAACCTTTACATCTGTAAAATTTAtcagttaaaaacaaaaattccatCAGATTTGCCAAAACCGTTAAGCTGACAAGTTATAGCAGCCTTTAGTAATACATATTGGAAGCAATGCTTTAAGGTGATAGACAGAAAAAATCcaagatattcaaaatattgacTATATGTCTAACACCATGCTTTACTATTGTAAAAATGGCATGCATATGGTGCATAGTCCCTCTCAAAGAATGATTACTCATTTGTATGTGTACACCCATTTGATGATCTTTCACACAGTTGTACATGTGTAATTATGTTCATTTAAATGGCATTTTTTgaggttaaaaaaaaccatgatagATTCTATACACTAAATGTACAGAGAGAGTATGCACCTCaaataagaaacaaataaaaatcttaaaCATATAACCTGTATTTCCGCCTCCCATTTCAAGTGTGTTAGAAAACTTGCTCTCTAAAGTTAaatgtttcaataaaaaataattccatcGCACAGTTAAAATAAAGACGATAACATCTTGAATGGATTTCATGTACTGCAACCGTGGAGAAGTAAGCTTAAAGGAAGGAATGGTCAAAATacatctcttgtttttattacaacttTTCTCCCAAAAATATCCACGTTTGCAATAAATCTATATatagtaaaactcggttatagcgaagtcctagggatcaatggaattacttcgttatatacgtaattcgttatatccgcaTTACGAATTCGTATTAATATCAACAGCGAATTCACTataaacatgttttctttcactagacaataatttttgctaattgaggtttagaataaaaatacattactttgatacctttaataatcggattgtgaattgaaataaaaatttatataaaaataaattcattcaaactattttgttaaatggtagtgcaaaattttttaaactgtaaagaaattcgttataaaggtgttaaatttcgttattattcacctcaaaatcagttcgctatatccgtaaattcgttacatccgaattcgttatagccctaaaattttgcaaaggttTGTTTAGAATTCCACTTGAAACTCAAAaaaacttcgttatatccgagaattcgctatatccgtgttcgtactaaacaagTTTACTGTAATTGTTAAACAAGTCAATCATAAACAAATTAATTGgatataggtacatgtaaaaagaaattgtatataattagtCATATGTGCTGATTACATATTGTTATAATTTAACTgtcaaaaaaaatataccataGAAATTATATACATGACACATGTGATATCTTTACAATACGAaacctttttttctaaaataaatatgtaccCCAGAGaaagcaaaataaatattgaaaagtaaaaattcatataaCAGGTGTTAATACACAGTATTTATACCATAAATTCAATAGTTTAATCATTCTCTCTAAATTTCAAACATGGATCACGTGACCTACCCGTCCATCTTTGCGATATTCCAGGGACATGGATTCTAACATCTTCTCTTTGCTTTCTTCGTCATCAGACTCTTCTGATGTTACACTGCTACCTAAATGTTTCAAGATGCATAATCagtacattttcaaaaaaaaagctGAAAGGTTTGGAAGATAAAGTTTTATACATGGGTACTTATTctttcttaatatttaaaagtatagAAAGAAAGAAGACTGgacatttttccattttattatactcgtataacttatATCATGGGTAAACATAATCCGGGTTTATATTCAAACCTTTAACAAAAAGTccaaaaataatgatatataactAAATGTACAACTACATCAATATATGAATATACAAGGCATTGAATCTGACATGAATTTTGTCGCTTTATCAGGAATAATTCATCGTGAAAAGAGCACCAAAATAATTTTCCAAGTGAAGTGACTTGTTCAGTAAGTTTGAAAAGATATAACTTTGTGTATCTaccatatacattgtaaatgttcacatgcaatgatttttatgtgagaaaattttatgaaaatataaataaggaGGGACtccatttaatatttaactaGAAAATCATGTGAatgtttttttcatgtaaaatcaATTCTAATGCTCATTTGACCTGTACATGTTTTTTGGGGGGGAATCCTTTTAGATTCGGGATCGGTTCCTTGGACGTCACAACCTACTTTGAGAGTCGGGCTCGTCATCCAACAGGTTTACAAGAACTTCCGTGGATTTGTGTCGACTGCTGGTTCTAGTTGACTTGATTCTCTGACGTTTTGACGTAGAGGGGCCGTCCAATAACAGACGTCTGACAACTTGGCCTTTGCCCTTTCAGGAGATAAATAGAACTTTTCTCACAAATAACTTGATCACTGACCTATATCAGGAGAAGAAACATGAAACTGTAGACCTACTAAAATCACAACGGTTGCCTCATTCTTGGAGCTGAATTATTACTTCAGTTAAAGTTAAATTTAATATTGTTCATCtgttaaggtatcccactcctcaatgttcttgtatcaagaatttctcGAGAAGTATTctattgaaatctgtagacaaaacacacttaaataatacaaagataatgggaggtcagaatttttgattaagcaaactcttttcttaaaatgttgtttttaattatgtacaatggtcacactgaatagagggattatgaaaaaaaatttgcatgaAGCTGCATAAATGATTgtatgacctttttgcacttaaaatagacaatttttataatagttacaatttgatttgaaataaaaacattttgaatatcaagaattttagaagattaatccagtttgcctacatatgtattcagtatcattttgacataataaaacatgggggtcagtgatttcaaattttagatacatggcttcaaaggtaaaattattgcaaaatttggcttaaaaaaattcagatattttctaaatatttgcatgattttatgctaaacgccTATCATTCTCTCAAAATTTAGTTTAGTACAAGTCATAGAAAACCTATAGAACATgtcacaaacctatcaaatgttaaaaatgagaataatgaataaagtataataaaaagaaaagtatattgaaaattcataaaattgcttgtttctgtcattttcgactaaaaaaccttccgcacgagAAAATAGTTCCCCCCAAAACTTGttcgtttcttgaattcaaatagATTTTCTTTACGAATGTTGTGTAATTGTGAAATTATGATCTTTTTGTGaggtttaaataaataaaatcatattcatttaaaatataatgaacatctgcgcaatgaaataaaaacatgaggAGTGATATACCTTAAGCTTGATATCGTCTTATTCTCTCCGTATTGAACAGTtacttgaagaaaaaaattttgaacgGAAATTTTTCGATTTTTATTTTACCTGCATACAGATATATATCCATTCTTCGTCACTCCTGTCAGTTGCCACAACTTTGTTCGTTTTGTACTGAAAGATAGATGATGCAAGGATCAGGAGGGAGCACAAATCGGGTTTGTTTAATGagtattttatcatgtttacCGTTATAAGTAATAAGATGAAGATGACTTAGGGGTCCTCCACACCCCATGACTTTTTGGACAGTAATTTTGCATGCTTCATCTAACTTTAAAGCTCAGCCAACACTGGCCCAAAAACTCCTACTTCAAACATGGGCTAAGCATTTTGTCTTTAATAATTCAATAAGTCTTCaactttatgttttttatcTTTACTAGGTAATCTTTacggttttttaaaaatcggtTATTCATTTATAGGAAATAATAATcagtaaaagaaatatcaatCTATTTCGTGTTAAATTGAGAAATATTCTCCCTGATGGTGAAGATAACCTTATCATcggaagtatttttttaatttttaatcctGGGTTGAAAGCATAAAAACCGTTAGAGTAGGGTCAAATCCGAACCTCTTGAATCTGGGCCTCGTTACACAAGGTTTTCAGCATTTCTTTGGTCCAAAACTTAGGACTGAACAGATTAAGTTTcctacagaaaaaaaagaatagtttTGCTCTACACATACATTATCCCTATTAAAATTTATGATCAACATATTTTACACATGATTGATAgataatttaaagtttaaaaaaaaaattagtatgaAGTTTAAGATTTCTTGTAACGTACGaaagaaatttttctttttcttctaattCCTCCTGAAAAATGCTTGGACAAACTTTGGCAAACGTCTCCTTGTCGACCACCAGAATTTCGCACGTTTCTCGACACGTGATTGTGGCAGTCCGTCGTATGTCTTGTAGTAATGCAAGTTCctaaacagaaaaataatgattgattatgcaaacaaaaacttacaagagagagagagagagagagagagagaggagagagagagagagagagagcgagcgagagagagagagagagagagagagagagagagagagagagagagagagagagagagagagagagagtaatgtAGGTTCGCAACTAATCGAGTTATTGTAAAACGATAAACTGAAAGAGAAATGGGAAGGGTGAACTACTTGGGTGTTTTGGAAAGAATTTTTCAGtaagatttatcattttttttgtcgCTCACAAGATACATAGTTCGCACTTGTGTTTCCTCTCCATCTCTTTTAATCATTTAGCCAAATCTGGCGAAATTCGTGGTCTTTCCAGCCCCgctgaaatgttcacaatcAATGCGCATGTGCTGTTGATCGAAAGGCTGGGTTAGCAATATTTACTTTAGAGGCCgtctaaatgtaaatttttttaattttaacgatAAATCTAGATTTCTAAGACTTATAAAAGCGTAATTTATGCAAAGTTCATACTTTTTACTATGCAAGAAAATTCATTTAAGATACTGGACAGCTGTATTTCATGGTATTGGCGCAAAATGAGCTGTAGTGTCTCTTTAAAGCTTTCAATTcaacttactttttaaaaaagttattttctcTTGTTATGTTTTAAGTTATGTTTTCTGCGAAAAAAGTAATTGATAAGAGGATTGCTAACAAATCACATCGAAAGTGTAAGGTACACATATACCTGATGTTTTACCTCTAAATAGCAATCTTTTTTTCGCAGAAAACATTTTTcctaaatttttatataaaaaattgaattatcatgccccacacacacttttttgggagcatgtaaaaaatttaagtgaaaaataagaaattacataatttatgtAGCAGTGAAATCAAAGTTATAAACATAGTAGGTTGACTATTTCTAACCTCCAAGTAAAGAGGAGCTCTTAACAAAAATGCAGAACAATTTCAAAGCCAAAACatttcgggttttttttctcagataagtgtacaaaataattaatataatttatgtGTTTAGAATAAACATATCGAACTGTTATCGTTGATTTAATGTGTAATTTCTTGACCAGGGCCCGCGGCAGTAAATCTTAgacaagctcacttttgatctcagtctcacttttccactattgCATggttccttttgtaaaagtgagacttagatcGAAAGAAAGCTTGTCTAAGTTTCATGGCCCCGAGGCCTGCACTCTTATAGagataattataatatacattgATATGTCTGGAAATTAGCTTGTTTATCATTTGAAGGCGTTCTGCTAGTTCAAAACGCAAATTCATAGGACGCTTATACATAATATGATTGAtaacgaaaaaaaaagaattatcatATTTGTCTCATTTTTGCAGGTGTTAATGACGAATTATTAATAACACACCAGGAAAAAGTCACTCgaattaacaataaattatttgattatgaaatataatgatataaaaactaaacatatcaaataagcgaaaaactTGCAGATTGGGGATAAAAAACGAGTATCTGAGGAATTAAATTCAGTTAGTAACAACAAAAGACCCTGCGGggttcgaactcgggatgtaaaAATCACAAGCTTAAGGCCGACACTTATCCACTCGGCTAGGCAGTTAGTTGCATGTTaccgtcgataaaatccttttaataaaacgaaatgtcattttttatcaGAGATCAGCCATTTTGTaacgatgtgttattccaccttaaggaGACAGTGCGACTGAAAATAAACCAGGTGTATCTATCATCTCATAGtactaaaagaatgattccttattccttaaattatAAAGCAAAACTTGAACCTTCAGTTGATGGAATACATACAATCCCAGggaatatatttgtttaatacaGGCACGTAGTATCGGaggcggaggggggggggggggggggcagttggggcctgcctcccccccccccccccaactttttctcgcagcaaccatttttttaaaatttacatataaataattgaattatctttgagttgcccccccccccccccccccccccacgtttTTGTGAATATGtgaaaaattggttaaaaaaggggaaattaggagtgaaattgaagttttagATATACTTCGCCagccccccccacccccccccccccccacggattaggattttggaCAATTCAaaatcccttttttttttttccttgtcaagatcaagattttttggatgagtttgGCCCCCCcattttcaaaaacgatgctacgtgcctgtaataAGGAGTTACTATCCTACATTATCAGGATGAAGCTGTTGAGCTGTTgggcttttgttgttgtacttaATCAATTATATCTTCGAAAGGAGGGGGATAGCAAGAAAAGAGGGAAATAGAGAGTATTTATAATgctaaaaactgaaaattgcTCACTCCAAAAGAATCTCCCCTGACTAGCACTGTTTCTGTTTTCTCAAAGTGTTCACCTCTGGTATTCACTTCTTCGACGTTAACGAACACGGAAccggaatatataaagtaaaagtTGATTCCTACATGCCCACGTCTCAGAATGACTCTTCCGGGTTCCACACTAAAAAAAATTCGTGagttattttctattattattttcttttaattagcAATGCGAAACACAAACTCAAAGCTATTTATGCCAATGCAACTGCTATTGGCAGAAAAGAGAGAGGGGTGCCAAGCaaactaataaatttaaaactataTTCAAAAGAGAAAATGTAATGGCAAGTTCCCCAAAAAtcttgcatttacatgtatacatacatgtccATGTATGAATAACTAAGGTCCATTCATTACCCCgcgtttatttacattttttcacaTCTGTTTTTCACTGTGTTGAAAACCGCTTCTGACGCTTGTATTTGAAAGTACTGTTATAGATTTTCATCATTAAACGAAGTAACGATTTCACAAACCTCTGGTAACGAAATGCTCGGCACATGTAGAGTTGGATCCGCTCCGTAAATTTATCAAAGCTTTTGAGACCTCTCAGCAAGGCGTGGATCCGCCTACAATCTTGTTCGCTTCTTGAATCGGGATCACTCTCAAATATATCCGAGGCCCACTTAGGTACTTTTGCAAAAGCCTGAAAGTATGTTTATATCTGTATGTTTATGAacgttcatgtacatgtacatgtataccggtatttattttctgtttattgTCTGTTTCCTGACGACAAAGCGATCAAATATTAACGAAACTAATGTCAATAATGTGTAATTTTGTTCCTTCCTTTTTTTTTAGGAGGGAtgcatcttttattttttattgggttttttcctaaagttttcatttcaatttgtcTAATAgtatataattacatataattgttttcaaagctgtactttcaaatttattagaaaataaGTTGATCAATATCAGAGAGTAAGTTCAAGTGACGAACGTTTTTACCCTTTCCTTGGAGTAGACCATTTTATTGAATGCAAGTCTCCTGGCCTCCTGACTGGTATATAGTGTGTACCATCTCTCTTCCGTCGCTGTTCTGGTGGTTTTCGTGTCGCTTATGTCAATGATTGCATTTAACCAACGAATCAGGACTAAAACacatttggcggccattttgaaCCGTAGTTTCAGCGACTGTAAATCAAAGATATTTGGATAAGCTTGAGTCTTTTATTCAGTAAACATGGAATTTGATTTAGTCAAGAGAAATGGAGTGCCGCTTTTGGAGGAAAAAAACCATTTTGGATGATAATAAAGGGTCTTGTTTATTGAATAGAATTCAAACCATTTAAACtacgattttttaaaagactatttttatttaatgaggGGAAAACCTGATTTTCAACTTTTGTTTTACCTCCAGAAGTATTGATATGCCTTTGTTATAAGGGACGGACTGTCGTTGCGATTTTTTGCAATTAGAAGAGTGttgtataaagatatttaaaaaaaaccccattcaaatattaaaattaaaacatatggATTTTGTTTCTCTCCTAAATAAACTTAGGGTTCAAAagctaaagaaatattttttttttgtagattttatgGCGGATCTGATGTGTAATGAATCGACCAGCAGGCCTCCTGCGTAGCGAGTCCTTTTAATAACCACAAGGAAATGACGTTCTATTTTTACTACCAGGGGAGATAACGTATAAAACAGAATAGAGACCTTTTactttttgtaaattatttagaaattaaataataaacagtGGGACGGACAACTCCGGAATGGACATTTTTATAATGTGGGCAGGAATTACTGACTCAAACCTTCACTTGATTGAAGACAAGTAATTATATTGtttatgttaaaaacaaatatagcTTGTTTCATAATTTCAACCAGTTGAAAAGacgaattattattattattatttcccGGCTGTTCGCACGTTCCTATTGTAAAATTAGATACCGCTCCCTGTCAGAAGTTAATATCTATCCTGTAACCGGATATAGCTTTAAACCGCATGTTGACAATTCGGGTTTATATTTCATCATAAATGGTAAAGCGATATCGAAAAAAAGGGCGTTGTGTTTCTAATGTTTAAAGGCGCTATACATTTCTGGATATTCTATCTAATATAATAAACTCTTGACAAAAGAGGTAAAATTTGACGCCAACAAATtgatgtactttttttttatattcttttacagCAATAAGAAGATATTTGGTTCGAAATTGAAAGGAGGCAAAAAATGTATaatcaaatatgttttcttcaattactttcatgacaaaataattaaGCTTGCATGCAAAGTTGTTAGAACCTATGATCTGCTGTTTGTCCGTTAAAATAAAACTGCGTGCAAACGAAcgatttcatttcaatttagatttcaattaaaaataaataggaTATTTTGAGGGGAATGGGTTTGTCAAAACTATTTCTATAATGTTTTGAAGTGTTAGTTTGCTTGCTAAAAATcacatataaattttgaatataaaaaaacacGACGTCAAGTGtgcttgatttttcaaaatatctagaattcatatttttctttttaatttttgatatttcataaattaatatataatatatactgaCTATATACCTTCTTGTCTTTGAAAACCTCTTCATGTTTCTCTTCTTCAGGTTGCGATTTGGAGGAAGATCTCGGTTTGTTTCTCTTGACAATAGTTTTATGCCTTTCTTGTAAGCTGGACTTTAGATGGTCAAACACAGCAATGTCATATTTGGGAGTAAGAGACGGTGACCTTTTATAAAGGTCACACGCCGAGCGGTTAGGCTTTGGGGTAGCGGTCGAAGGCTTTCTGTGATGGTCAAATACATCCGGACTATTCTTCAGGGTGCCAGTTGAAGACTTCATGGGATGGTCAGACACTTGTGGGTCTTGCTTTGGGGGAGCGTTGGAAGATTTCCGATGAATGGTTCCGGATTGAGTTATGAGACAGGGACTAATTGGTGAAACACGTAATACACTGCCTTCCCCTACGCTCTTACAGCGGCACGGCATTTCCGTATTTTGACGTCTTTTGCGGAGGGTTTTTTCTTCACACTGGGGCTGGGATTCTTCGGTTGACGCTGAGGGAGAAATTCCAGACTGGTTATCAATTACGACATCTTGGTGTAGAGGGGCCCGGTTTCTGGTAAGGGGGGCTGAATGTCGTAAACGTTGCAAATTCTGGCGTGTTTTATCGTCAGGTGAATACTGTGAAAGATGACGATTCTGCACCATTAAGTCTAAATATCTTCTTTTCTTCATCCTGTCTCCTCTCTTTTTTATTCTTCAACAAAAACACCGAATCAATGatcctatttttaaaaaactttttttcttcaaagttaTGAAGAGGACGAGTTCAGCTTTTATTCGAGACTAAATCCCCGAACCTTATTCTCCGCTGGCTGTTggatttcaagattttttttttttagatttccaaaTCAAGTTTTATTGACTTTTCATTTAAATGCAGATGGCATTAACCTTGGGGTTCTGTATTGTCAACGTTTTTGATAGATAGCACAATGGCGTTGGTGAAAGGAAGGATGTTTTTATAACATTGCCATTCTCGCCGCGCGATTTAAATAGCTTAAGCTTCATTAGGTCCTATCAAACGCCATCTTTATTAGCTAGACATTGGTCTGTATGAACGGTTTTCAATGGGAAAGCATATTTATGACCGGGATTTTAAAAGAGAGATCGGGTTAGGGAATAAATTAGCATCTGTAATGCTTTTTATCCACTGTTGCACGATGGGGGAG
This genomic interval carries:
- the LOC128164173 gene encoding cyclic nucleotide-binding domain-containing protein 2-like isoform X1, which codes for MKKRRYLDLMVQNRHLSQYSPDDKTRQNLQRLRHSAPLTRNRAPLHQDVVIDNQSGISPSASTEESQPQCEEKTLRKRRQNTEMPCRCKSVGEGSVLRVSPISPCLITQSGTIHRKSSNAPPKQDPQVSDHPMKSSTGTLKNSPDVFDHHRKPSTATPKPNRSACDLYKRSPSLTPKYDIAVFDHLKSSLQERHKTIVKRNKPRSSSKSQPEEEKHEEVFKDKKSLKLRFKMAAKCVLVLIRWLNAIIDISDTKTTRTATEERWYTLYTSQEARRLAFNKMVYSKERAFAKVPKWASDIFESDPDSRSEQDCRRIHALLRGLKSFDKFTERIQLYMCRAFRYQSVEPGRVILRRGHVGINFYFIYSGSVFVNVEEVNTRGEHFEKTETVLVRGDSFGELALLQDIRRTATITCRETCEILVVDKETFAKVCPSIFQEELEEKEKFLSKLNLFSPKFWTKEMLKTLCNEAQIQEYKTNKVVATDRSDEEWIYICMQGKGQVVRRLLLDGPSTSKRQRIKSTRTSSRHKSTEVLVNLLDDEPDSQSSSVTSEESDDEESKEKMLESMSLEYRKDGRRASFLTHLKWEAEIQRRKAMKTPHRDDSHKKKQEMLFTGPMTLTSLMSKDKENKASDHIYLQLDSLFKEDVFDMYSIMHNVASPPDSDVLLVSGGGRFLRIKKKNFFHVCSREGLDHARRIATSVRYPTDNQLLAAYTEKFHWDHYKHLVVDHVIRGHVERKTRFKNSPQIQASIISYQRQKTLDLINTLKAHSH
- the LOC128164173 gene encoding cyclic nucleotide-binding domain-containing protein 2-like isoform X2; the encoded protein is MKKRRYLDLMVQNRHLSQYSPDDKTRQNLQRLRHSAPLTRNRAPLHQDVVIDNQSGISPSASTEESQPQCEEKTLRKRRQNTEMPCRCKSVGEGSVLRVSPISPCLITQSGTIHRKSSNAPPKQDPQVSDHPMKSSTGTLKNSPDVFDHHRKPSTATPKPNRSACDLYKRSPSLTPKYDIAVFDHLKSSLQERHKTIVKRNKPRSSSKSQPEEEKHEEVFKDKKSLKLRFKMAAKCVLVLIRWLNAIIDISDTKTTRTATEERWYTLYTSQEARRLAFNKMVYSKERAFAKVPKWASDIFESDPDSRSEQDCRRIHALLRGLKSFDKFTERIQLYMCRAFRYQSVEPGRVILRRGHVGINFYFIYSGSVFVNVEEVNTRGEHFEKTETVLVRGDSFGELALLQDIRRTATITCRETCEILVVDKETFAKVCPSIFQEELEEKEKFLSKLNLFSPKFWTKEMLKTLCNEAQIQEYKTNKVVATDRSDEEWIYICMQGKGQVVRRLLLDGPSTSKRQRIKSTRTSSRHKSTEVLVNLLDDEPDSQSSSVTSEESDDEESKEKMLESMSLEYRKDGRRRKAMKTPHRDDSHKKKQEMLFTGPMTLTSLMSKDKENKASDHIYLQLDSLFKEDVFDMYSIMHNVASPPDSDVLLVSGGGRFLRIKKKNFFHVCSREGLDHARRIATSVRYPTDNQLLAAYTEKFHWDHYKHLVVDHVIRGHVERKTRFKNSPQIQASIISYQRQKTLDLINTLKAHSH